A single Deltaproteobacteria bacterium DNA region contains:
- a CDS encoding NAD-glutamate dehydrogenase, which yields MIKEALHKQWKDVIDKGLRIYALSSDKNVTRIIIEDSFTFIEKRTEPTRILIEDKKFKGNVFSIIKILVNNSPFIMDSITSLFSEYNLRIEFVIHPIFTVERDKQGNIISIKGPLDIGDKELLIYACVNYIPDSVKKEINKKSKKAIAESLIAKQDFEKIKQELKTIVRNLNDPIYLSKTSEKDIEDAKSLLLWLLEGNFLFLGFRSYRIIHEQGELFIQANKKDALGILRDVEHSKFKERKNINILPAIAQERIKKEEVFVIDKTNAISNVYRKTRMDYISIACFDKKGKIVGRNVFMGMFMPQALIERASNIPFLKSKLDRVLFEEGIPENSFEHQHITDIFNTLPKEELFVLKTRDLNDVIYRLLTSETEQHVHVFIVPTTSVRGFSLVVVLPYRLYSRTTVDKITNFLEQAFNAVNIEYKTIAQSSRIIRLHYYIVSKEKELPDVKRIEKEVQKIAISWQEEFGREIHNYFSRENAPSILKRYVAKFTEEYTSHTTPVEAAFDVGKVEKVFSTKTTEASIYKEKETYFKIYSLSRIPLYEILPILRNLGLTVLYEDFLEIKVEKTVYIQRFSITTGEVKQDKQCFPIIEENFKKAWEKVVEDDALNKLTVKASLNYKDIDFLRASRNYLLQINQQLSEKFINNVLLKYSKLSLLFAQYFHVRFDSKSLNQEKQNKIRKDIEYILSNIEDVHEYRIVNSLFNIIQNILRTDFFLNKERHYMSFKIDSKNITTMLLPKPFYEIYVHSSSMEGVHLRAGKIARGGIRWSDRPSDFRVEIDDLMKTQIVKNSVIVPTGSKGGFIIKRNEISGKEAYKTLIRGMLNITDNYIEGKIVHPENVVCYDEKDPYLVVAADKGTATFSDTANEISRKYNFWLKDAFASGGIYGYDHKKIGITARGAWECVKRHFRELGKNIEKEEISVCGIGDMSGDVFGNFMILSPNLLLKAAFNHKEIFVDPLPDKEKSYTERLRLFKQCLSWEHYGKPLLSKGGFVVNRNVKSINLSKEAKSLLQTDKDELSGEEIIKLILKAKIDLLWNGGIGTYVKASTESQSEVEDRANDGVRVNANELKARVVGEGGNLGFTQKARVEYAMGGGRINTDALDNSGGVDLSDHEVNLKIFLHVLMKEGLIKDMSEKNELLENLTEQVVLRVIVHNYMQSFSISLDERRAKKEPDIFYELLRYLQREGILSEKEYSLPTRKEYLARLSKNISFTRPELCIVMAYMKILVKNSIIQKNTINENIIDKYAISYFPSYIRENFAEMIEKHPLKREIASTYITNLLINNGGSPSLFKIFLSTGVNYTIIVKSLIFMYEATGLVDVRTKLFEEENKIPQDFIYAVCIDMFMSVELMATQEIYLLGKNISIDRKHIEEAKQCFNEFNKKCIGGLFKDAFLDKVDKLIKKGLDKDTALEVAKFYFVEDFIPAFNISKLLQKDLEDVVRTITKIKETFFISKIIENVKSIPITNEWDRKAQLWMVKNYFLAGSTLTMKAVKEFDGDVQKLVDSRREEYEILARKFASLRGISIENLHPFVLLYDTLQAILR from the coding sequence GTGATAAAAGAAGCCCTACACAAACAATGGAAAGATGTTATTGATAAAGGATTAAGAATATATGCATTATCCTCAGATAAAAATGTTACCAGAATTATTATTGAAGATTCCTTTACATTCATAGAAAAAAGAACAGAACCTACAAGAATTCTAATAGAAGATAAGAAATTTAAAGGAAATGTTTTTTCTATAATTAAAATACTGGTAAACAACAGTCCATTCATCATGGACAGTATTACATCTCTCTTTTCTGAATACAATCTGCGAATAGAATTTGTTATTCACCCCATATTTACTGTAGAAAGAGACAAACAGGGAAACATAATTTCTATAAAAGGTCCATTAGATATAGGAGATAAAGAGCTTCTCATATATGCATGTGTAAACTATATACCAGATTCAGTGAAAAAAGAAATAAATAAAAAAAGCAAGAAAGCTATTGCCGAATCCCTCATTGCTAAACAAGATTTTGAAAAGATAAAACAAGAGTTAAAAACCATTGTAAGAAATCTAAATGACCCTATTTATCTTAGCAAGACAAGCGAAAAGGATATAGAAGATGCGAAATCCCTTTTATTGTGGCTTTTAGAGGGAAATTTTTTGTTTTTGGGTTTTCGTTCTTACAGAATAATCCATGAGCAAGGAGAATTATTCATACAGGCAAATAAAAAAGATGCATTGGGAATCTTAAGGGATGTTGAACATTCAAAATTCAAAGAGAGAAAAAACATAAATATTCTACCAGCCATTGCTCAAGAGAGAATAAAAAAAGAGGAAGTCTTTGTGATTGATAAGACAAATGCTATAAGTAATGTCTATAGAAAGACACGCATGGACTATATATCTATTGCCTGTTTTGATAAAAAAGGGAAGATCGTAGGACGCAATGTATTTATGGGAATGTTTATGCCTCAAGCACTCATTGAGCGGGCATCCAATATTCCCTTTCTCAAATCTAAGTTGGACCGGGTTCTTTTTGAAGAAGGTATACCAGAAAACTCATTTGAACATCAACATATAACGGATATATTTAACACACTGCCAAAAGAAGAATTGTTTGTATTAAAAACAAGGGACTTAAATGATGTCATTTACAGATTGCTTACATCCGAAACTGAGCAACATGTGCATGTTTTTATTGTTCCTACCACTTCAGTGAGGGGATTCTCCCTGGTTGTTGTTTTGCCTTATAGGCTGTACAGCCGCACCACGGTGGATAAAATAACAAATTTTTTAGAGCAGGCATTTAATGCTGTCAATATAGAATACAAGACAATCGCTCAAAGTAGTCGCATAATAAGATTACATTATTATATAGTATCAAAAGAAAAAGAACTGCCAGATGTAAAAAGAATAGAAAAAGAAGTGCAAAAAATTGCCATTTCCTGGCAAGAAGAATTTGGAAGAGAAATACATAATTATTTTTCCAGAGAAAATGCACCATCTATTCTTAAAAGATATGTAGCGAAATTCACAGAGGAATATACATCTCACACCACGCCTGTTGAGGCGGCATTTGATGTAGGTAAGGTAGAGAAAGTATTTTCAACAAAAACAACAGAAGCAAGTATATATAAGGAGAAAGAAACATATTTTAAGATCTATTCCCTCTCACGCATCCCACTGTATGAAATATTGCCTATTTTAAGAAACCTGGGATTAACTGTTTTATACGAGGATTTTCTTGAGATAAAAGTAGAAAAAACTGTCTATATACAAAGATTTAGCATCACTACAGGTGAAGTAAAACAGGATAAGCAATGCTTTCCTATAATTGAGGAAAACTTTAAAAAAGCATGGGAAAAGGTGGTAGAAGATGATGCATTAAACAAACTAACTGTAAAAGCTTCTCTAAATTACAAAGACATTGATTTTTTGAGAGCTTCAAGAAACTATCTTCTGCAAATAAACCAGCAATTAAGTGAAAAATTTATAAACAATGTTTTGCTCAAGTATAGTAAACTCTCTTTGTTGTTTGCACAATATTTTCATGTCAGATTTGATTCTAAAAGCTTAAACCAAGAAAAACAAAATAAAATTCGTAAAGATATAGAATATATACTCTCTAATATTGAAGATGTGCATGAATACCGCATTGTAAATAGTTTATTTAATATTATACAAAATATTTTAAGAACAGATTTTTTCTTAAACAAAGAAAGACATTATATGTCCTTTAAGATAGACAGTAAAAATATTACAACCATGCTATTACCAAAACCATTTTACGAAATATATGTTCATTCTTCTTCTATGGAAGGAGTGCATTTGCGAGCAGGAAAGATAGCGCGAGGTGGTATAAGATGGAGCGACCGACCATCTGATTTTCGAGTGGAAATTGATGACTTGATGAAAACACAAATAGTAAAAAATAGCGTGATTGTGCCTACCGGATCAAAGGGAGGATTCATAATCAAAAGAAATGAAATCTCCGGGAAAGAAGCATATAAAACACTAATCAGGGGAATGTTGAACATTACAGATAACTACATAGAAGGCAAGATTGTTCATCCTGAAAATGTTGTATGCTACGATGAAAAAGATCCGTATTTAGTTGTGGCTGCTGATAAAGGTACCGCTACCTTTTCTGATACCGCCAATGAAATCTCCAGGAAGTATAACTTCTGGTTAAAGGATGCATTTGCCAGTGGAGGAATATACGGCTATGACCACAAGAAAATTGGTATCACTGCAAGAGGTGCCTGGGAATGTGTAAAGAGACACTTTAGAGAATTAGGAAAAAATATAGAAAAAGAAGAGATATCTGTATGCGGTATTGGAGATATGAGTGGAGATGTGTTTGGTAACTTTATGATTCTTTCACCAAACTTATTATTAAAAGCTGCATTTAATCATAAGGAAATATTTGTTGATCCTTTACCGGATAAAGAAAAATCCTATACAGAAAGATTGCGCCTGTTTAAGCAATGTCTCTCCTGGGAACATTATGGTAAACCTCTTCTTTCAAAAGGAGGATTCGTAGTTAATAGAAATGTAAAATCTATAAATCTCTCAAAAGAGGCAAAATCTCTTCTTCAAACAGACAAAGATGAACTTTCGGGTGAAGAAATAATTAAACTCATCTTAAAAGCAAAAATTGATCTTTTGTGGAATGGAGGAATCGGCACTTATGTAAAAGCATCTACAGAAAGTCAGTCTGAGGTAGAAGATAGAGCAAATGACGGTGTAAGGGTTAATGCCAATGAGCTTAAGGCAAGGGTAGTAGGAGAAGGAGGAAATTTAGGATTTACGCAGAAGGCGCGTGTTGAATATGCTATGGGTGGCGGAAGGATAAATACAGATGCCCTGGATAACTCAGGTGGTGTAGATTTGTCCGACCATGAGGTAAACTTGAAGATCTTCTTACATGTTTTAATGAAAGAAGGTCTTATTAAAGATATGAGTGAGAAAAATGAATTGTTGGAAAACCTCACTGAACAGGTTGTTTTGAGGGTAATTGTTCATAACTATATGCAGAGTTTTTCTATTTCATTAGATGAAAGAAGGGCAAAAAAAGAACCAGATATATTTTATGAGCTCCTGCGATATTTACAAAGAGAAGGTATATTAAGTGAAAAGGAATATTCCTTGCCCACCAGAAAAGAATATCTTGCTCGCCTAAGCAAGAATATATCGTTTACCAGGCCCGAGTTGTGTATAGTTATGGCTTATATGAAAATATTAGTCAAAAACAGTATTATCCAAAAAAACACGATAAACGAAAACATTATAGACAAATATGCCATTTCATATTTTCCTTCTTATATAAGAGAAAACTTTGCTGAAATGATAGAGAAACATCCTTTAAAAAGGGAAATTGCATCTACTTACATTACAAATCTTCTTATAAATAATGGCGGTTCACCTTCTTTATTTAAAATATTTCTCTCTACCGGCGTAAATTACACAATCATTGTTAAATCTCTCATCTTTATGTACGAGGCTACAGGTCTTGTGGATGTGAGAACTAAATTGTTTGAAGAGGAAAATAAAATCCCCCAGGATTTCATCTATGCGGTGTGTATAGATATGTTTATGTCTGTAGAGTTGATGGCTACACAGGAAATTTATCTGCTGGGGAAAAACATATCTATAGATAGAAAACATATTGAAGAAGCTAAACAATGTTTCAATGAATTTAATAAAAAATGCATTGGCGGTCTATTTAAAGACGCATTTTTGGACAAGGTGGATAAACTGATTAAAAAAGGATTAGATAAGGATACTGCTCTTGAGGTTGCTAAATTCTATTTTGTAGAAGACTTTATTCCTGCCTTTAATATTTCAAAACTCTTACAAAAAGACCTTGAAGATGTAGTAAGAACAATCACTAAAATAAAGGAAACATTTTTTATCTCAAAGATAATAGAAAATGTAAAAAGTATACCTATTACCAACGAGTGGGATAGAAAAGCCCAGCTGTGGATGGTAAAGAATTACTTCCTCGCTGGTTCTACCCTCACTATGAAGGCAGTTAAAGAATTTGATGGAGATGTCCAAAAACTTGTAGACAGCAGAAGGGAAGAATATGAAATATTAGCAAGGAAATTTGCATCTTTAAGAGGAATATCAATTGAAAATTTACATCCTTTTGTTCTTTTATATGATACATTACAGGCAATCTTAAGGTGA
- a CDS encoding NADP-dependent isocitrate dehydrogenase: protein MEGKVPKITWTKNDEAPYLASFSLLPAVKKFLDAAGIEIEMKDISLAGRVLANFPDYLKEDQRVPDDLAELGGLVVDDPDFNLIKLPNISAAVPQLKATIKELQSKGYNVPDYPEEPKTEEEKEIHDRYAKVLGSAVNPVIRQGNCVRMVPKPVKESAKKYPELMAGGMPLKEWSKDSKTHVAHMDSEDFYEHEKSVTVEKATKVKIEFTDENGNTSVMRELPLTEGEILDGTFMNVKALQKFYEEQIKDAKKKDILWSLHLKATMMKVSDPVMFGYAVKAYFKDVFEKHAKTFEEIGVNPNNGLADLYLKIQELPEDKRKEIEADIQAVYDKNPAMFMVDSGKGITNLHSPNLVIIDASLPTIIRDGGKAWGPDNKQHDVKIVIPDRCYATSYEEVVEDCKRNGAFDRGTMGTVINVGLMAMKAEEYGSHDKTFMAPSDGTFRVVDESGKVLIEQKVEKDDIWRGCQVKDIAVKDWAKIGVEQARKTGYSTIFWLDENRGHDAEVIKKVNECLKDYDTTGLDIRIMKPSEAMRFTAEKVRKSENVISVTGNALRDYLTDLFPITEAGTSAKVLSIVPLLAGGLMSEAGAGGSAPKHAQQLLEEGHLRWDSTAEFTALTSALRFIEEKYNHKKAKLLADTSEKAVTKLLLNKLWPGRKAGQHDNRGEIYYFIRYWAEALAEQDEDKELKKKFEKPAKELAENESKINEELIAAQGHPVDIGGYYLPDEDKIAKVMRPSPTLNAIVDAI, encoded by the coding sequence ATGGAAGGAAAAGTACCAAAGATAACATGGACAAAGAACGATGAGGCTCCGTATTTGGCATCATTTTCCCTGTTGCCCGCCGTAAAAAAGTTCTTGGATGCAGCTGGTATTGAAATTGAAATGAAGGATATTTCACTGGCAGGAAGGGTATTGGCAAATTTCCCAGATTATTTGAAAGAAGATCAGAGAGTCCCCGATGACTTAGCTGAGTTAGGAGGCCTGGTAGTAGATGACCCTGATTTTAATCTTATCAAACTACCCAACATAAGTGCTGCAGTGCCACAATTGAAGGCTACCATAAAGGAATTGCAAAGTAAGGGATATAATGTTCCTGATTATCCTGAGGAACCTAAAACAGAAGAAGAAAAGGAAATTCATGATAGATATGCAAAGGTTTTAGGAAGTGCTGTTAACCCTGTGATAAGACAGGGAAACTGTGTTCGTATGGTTCCTAAACCGGTCAAAGAGAGCGCGAAAAAATATCCAGAACTCATGGCAGGAGGAATGCCTTTAAAAGAGTGGAGTAAGGACTCTAAAACCCATGTAGCACATATGGACAGTGAAGATTTCTATGAGCATGAAAAGTCTGTAACAGTAGAAAAGGCAACAAAGGTAAAAATAGAGTTTACCGATGAGAATGGCAATACCTCTGTAATGAGGGAGTTGCCTCTCACAGAAGGGGAAATATTGGATGGCACCTTCATGAATGTAAAGGCTTTACAGAAATTTTATGAAGAGCAAATAAAAGATGCAAAGAAAAAAGATATTTTATGGTCACTGCATCTGAAGGCTACCATGATGAAGGTTTCTGATCCTGTGATGTTTGGTTATGCAGTAAAAGCATACTTTAAAGATGTTTTTGAGAAGCACGCCAAAACATTTGAGGAAATAGGTGTAAATCCAAACAACGGTTTAGCAGATTTATATTTGAAGATACAAGAGTTGCCAGAAGATAAGAGGAAAGAAATAGAAGCAGACATACAGGCTGTTTACGATAAGAATCCAGCAATGTTTATGGTTGATTCCGGTAAAGGTATTACAAATTTGCACTCACCCAATCTTGTAATTATAGATGCTTCTCTACCCACTATTATCAGAGATGGTGGAAAAGCATGGGGTCCGGATAATAAACAGCACGATGTGAAAATAGTGATACCGGATAGATGTTATGCCACATCATATGAAGAGGTTGTTGAAGATTGCAAGAGGAACGGCGCTTTTGATAGGGGAACAATGGGAACAGTTATAAACGTTGGGCTTATGGCGATGAAAGCAGAAGAGTATGGCTCTCATGATAAGACATTTATGGCACCATCTGATGGAACTTTTCGTGTTGTTGATGAAAGCGGTAAGGTGTTGATAGAACAGAAAGTTGAAAAAGACGATATCTGGAGGGGTTGTCAGGTCAAGGATATCGCAGTCAAAGATTGGGCAAAAATTGGTGTAGAGCAGGCAAGGAAAACAGGTTATTCTACGATTTTTTGGCTTGATGAGAATAGGGGCCATGATGCAGAAGTAATAAAAAAGGTGAATGAATGCTTAAAGGATTATGATACAACAGGTCTTGATATTCGTATAATGAAGCCTTCGGAGGCCATGAGATTCACAGCTGAGAAGGTTAGAAAGAGTGAAAATGTAATAAGCGTTACGGGGAATGCTTTGAGGGATTACCTAACAGACCTATTCCCCATCACCGAAGCAGGAACAAGCGCAAAGGTGCTTTCTATAGTTCCATTGTTGGCTGGTGGTCTCATGTCTGAGGCTGGTGCCGGGGGTTCCGCTCCAAAACATGCCCAGCAACTCTTAGAAGAAGGTCACTTAAGGTGGGATTCTACTGCTGAGTTTACAGCACTAACCTCGGCTTTAAGATTTATTGAGGAAAAATACAATCATAAGAAGGCAAAGCTTTTAGCTGATACCTCTGAAAAAGCAGTGACCAAACTCTTACTCAATAAATTATGGCCAGGAAGGAAAGCTGGACAACATGACAATAGAGGGGAGATTTATTATTTCATTAGATATTGGGCTGAAGCTTTGGCAGAGCAGGATGAAGACAAAGAGCTTAAGAAGAAATTTGAAAAACCAGCTAAGGAATTGGCAGAGAACGAATCCAAAATAAATGAAGAACTTATTGCTGCTCAGGGTCATCCCGTTGATATAGGTGGCTACTACTTACCTGATGAAGATAAGATTGCAAAAGTGATGCGACCCAGTCCAACCTTAAACGCTATAGTAGATGCCATTTAA
- a CDS encoding 4Fe-4S binding protein, with translation MAEERLPVIINESLCKACGLCVEVCPKNVLEMVEALDVWMGTMAKVVRPEDCNRCKMCEIICPDFAIDVVERKVEITFTDSQGKAVTKSK, from the coding sequence ATGGCTGAAGAACGATTACCTGTTATAATCAACGAGAGTTTGTGTAAAGCATGTGGGTTGTGTGTAGAGGTATGTCCTAAGAATGTTTTAGAAATGGTAGAAGCATTAGATGTATGGATGGGAACGATGGCAAAGGTTGTAAGACCAGAGGATTGTAATCGTTGTAAAATGTGTGAGATAATCTGTCCTGATTTTGCCATAGATGTTGTAGAGAGAAAAGTAGAGATAACATTTACAGATAGCCAGGGAAAAGCAGTTACGAAAAGTAAATAA
- a CDS encoding 2-oxoacid:acceptor oxidoreductase subunit alpha, with protein sequence MGRIAFINANAAAAEAAIIAGCNFYAGYPITPSSEVPETLSKIMPERGVPFIMLEDEIASINACVGAAASGAKPMTCTSGPGLSLKQEAIGEACIMELPIVIVDVMRGGPSTGLPTRPSQADIMQAKWGTHGDHPIIAISACNAQEVVFETIRAFNLAEKFRQPVYILTDGLLSHLHAKVYLPDPEEVEIVERAKPTVPPEEYYPFDYNYEIPPLAQWWPKEGPSYRYHISSLNHDRTGFPTVVPSFIQHQEKRLVNKIMNHIDEIEKFEYYKMDDAETCIIAYGSVAEAARVAVDEARKAGIKVGMFRPLTIWPLAEKQIRDLRGKVKNIIVVEMNLGQYILEVQRLIAEKIPVYGVLQAAGIPIRPAQIFEKIKNPEKSVEICMTEEELKKFGGGE encoded by the coding sequence ATGGGAAGAATTGCATTTATAAATGCTAATGCCGCGGCTGCAGAAGCAGCAATTATTGCAGGTTGTAATTTTTATGCTGGTTATCCAATAACTCCGTCTTCAGAAGTTCCAGAAACTCTTTCCAAGATAATGCCGGAAAGGGGTGTTCCGTTTATCATGTTGGAGGATGAAATTGCCAGTATAAATGCTTGTGTTGGAGCTGCTGCTTCTGGTGCAAAGCCTATGACCTGTACCAGTGGGCCGGGTCTATCTTTAAAACAAGAAGCAATAGGTGAAGCTTGTATAATGGAATTACCAATAGTTATAGTGGATGTTATGAGAGGCGGGCCAAGTACCGGTCTTCCTACCCGACCATCTCAGGCAGATATTATGCAGGCAAAATGGGGAACACATGGTGATCATCCTATAATTGCCATTTCAGCCTGTAACGCTCAAGAAGTTGTATTTGAAACGATAAGGGCATTTAACTTAGCAGAGAAATTTAGACAGCCCGTTTATATACTTACAGACGGCTTGCTTTCTCATCTACATGCAAAGGTTTATTTGCCTGATCCAGAAGAGGTAGAAATTGTAGAAAGAGCAAAACCTACTGTGCCGCCGGAAGAATATTATCCCTTTGACTACAATTATGAAATACCACCTCTTGCTCAATGGTGGCCAAAAGAAGGACCAAGTTATCGCTACCATATATCCAGTTTAAATCATGATAGAACAGGTTTCCCCACGGTTGTTCCTTCTTTTATACAACACCAGGAAAAACGGTTGGTAAATAAAATCATGAATCATATAGATGAGATAGAGAAATTTGAATATTATAAGATGGATGATGCAGAAACATGCATTATTGCTTATGGTTCTGTGGCGGAGGCGGCTCGTGTTGCTGTTGATGAAGCAAGGAAAGCAGGTATTAAAGTAGGCATGTTTAGACCGCTAACTATCTGGCCTCTTGCAGAAAAACAGATTAGAGATTTAAGGGGAAAAGTGAAAAACATAATTGTAGTAGAGATGAATTTGGGTCAGTATATTTTAGAGGTTCAAAGGCTAATTGCGGAAAAGATACCGGTATATGGTGTTCTTCAGGCAGCAGGAATACCGATAAGACCTGCTCAAATATTTGAAAAGATTAAAAATCCTGAGAAAAGTGTTGAAATCTGTATGACTGAGGAAGAACTAAAGAAATTCGGAGGGGGTGAATAA
- a CDS encoding 2-oxoglutarate ferredoxin oxidoreductase subunit beta (catalyzes the coenzyme A-dependent formation of succinyl-CoA from 2-oxoglutarate and ferredoxin), whose amino-acid sequence MATVNYANYLRMEKLPLYWCPGCGDGIVLKAYIEAIDELGWDKNDCAMVSGIGCASRVTGYVDFHTLHTLHGRALPTAVGVKMSHPDKHVFVFGGDGDIAHIGGNHFLHACRRNIDITVVFIDNWNYGMTGGQHSCTTPLHVKESTAPRGSYEPPIDAASAAIGAGATFVARGFAGDELRMKRYIKEGLAHRGFSIIDILCPCPINFGRRNKFGDPVKLMNYMKSLCIPKEKAEKMSPEELEGKHITGVIHKDEKKTELTDSYYGWLVKTAQASDEYWAKYTTGRLKEEDKYTITREELKGLYPYDLEIPLKKWKKL is encoded by the coding sequence ATGGCTACTGTAAATTACGCAAACTATTTAAGAATGGAAAAGTTGCCTCTATACTGGTGCCCGGGATGCGGAGATGGAATTGTGCTAAAGGCTTATATAGAAGCAATAGATGAGTTAGGTTGGGATAAAAACGACTGTGCCATGGTCTCGGGTATTGGTTGTGCGTCTCGTGTTACAGGATATGTAGATTTTCATACCTTACACACCTTACATGGAAGAGCTCTTCCTACTGCAGTAGGAGTGAAAATGTCTCATCCAGATAAACATGTGTTTGTCTTTGGCGGGGATGGTGATATAGCTCATATTGGCGGTAATCACTTTTTACATGCTTGTAGAAGAAATATAGATATTACAGTGGTTTTTATTGATAACTGGAATTATGGTATGACCGGTGGTCAGCATTCCTGCACTACACCTTTACATGTAAAGGAATCTACTGCTCCCAGAGGTAGTTACGAACCACCAATAGATGCGGCTTCAGCAGCAATTGGGGCGGGAGCGACATTCGTTGCCAGAGGTTTTGCAGGGGATGAGTTGCGTATGAAGAGATACATTAAAGAAGGCTTGGCGCATCGCGGTTTCAGTATTATTGATATTCTTTGTCCTTGTCCTATTAACTTCGGAAGAAGAAACAAATTCGGCGATCCTGTAAAACTAATGAACTACATGAAGAGTCTGTGTATTCCTAAAGAAAAAGCGGAAAAGATGAGTCCAGAGGAATTGGAGGGTAAACATATAACAGGTGTTATTCATAAAGATGAGAAAAAGACGGAGTTGACAGATTCCTATTATGGTTGGTTGGTAAAGACAGCTCAAGCTAGTGACGAATATTGGGCAAAATATACAACAGGAAGACTGAAAGAAGAGGACAAATATACTATAACAAGAGAGGAATTAAAAGGACTTTATCCTTATGATTTAGAAATTCCACTGAAAAAATGGAAAAAATTATAA
- a CDS encoding 2-oxoacid:acceptor oxidoreductase family protein yields the protein MGYRYELRFGGVGGQGSLTAGTIIAHAAVFHTDYYATQVPTYTSQVRGGKAKADIIICDEPITFSETTKVDFFMTTHQSVYDAYKADLKEGAIILSDPALVKNIPDEDRKKYKIYEYPLIYTAKHEIGNVVTMNVLAVGVCVGLTHVLDKEAVREAIKDTVPPAFLDMNMKAYDLGLEVGEKFKKEGPTKKT from the coding sequence ATGGGATATCGTTATGAGTTGAGATTTGGAGGAGTGGGAGGACAGGGCTCGCTAACAGCAGGAACTATTATAGCTCATGCCGCTGTTTTCCATACAGATTATTATGCTACACAAGTGCCCACCTATACTTCCCAGGTGCGTGGAGGAAAAGCAAAAGCAGATATAATCATCTGTGATGAACCCATTACATTTTCAGAAACCACAAAGGTGGATTTTTTTATGACTACCCATCAATCGGTTTACGATGCTTATAAAGCAGATTTAAAAGAGGGTGCAATAATACTTTCCGATCCTGCCTTAGTGAAAAACATACCTGACGAAGACAGAAAGAAATACAAGATTTATGAATATCCTCTGATATATACAGCAAAACATGAGATAGGCAATGTAGTTACGATGAATGTACTGGCTGTAGGGGTATGTGTTGGATTAACCCATGTTTTGGATAAAGAGGCGGTAAGAGAAGCGATAAAAGATACTGTTCCCCCAGCATTTTTAGATATGAATATGAAGGCTTATGACTTAGGTCTGGAGGTTGGCGAGAAATTCAAAAAGGAAGGACCAACAAAGAAAACATAA
- the speE gene encoding polyamine aminopropyltransferase produces the protein MEPEIWFTEKHTDFTGITFKVNTVLYTGKSRFQRIDVLDTPEYGRVLLLDGLIMFTERDEFVYHEMIAHVPLFSHPHPEDVLLIGGGDGGVIRELVKHACLKRIDQVELDKEVIRIAKEFFPALSSGYKDNRVNVKIGDGSEFVKKTNQRYDVVIVDSTDPVGPAECLFEEDFYGGIYNILKEDGFVSTQSESPFFDMNWTSTAVENLKKVFPIVKTYLCFVPTYPSGMWSFTIASKIYDPEDNRNERFKQMGLDLKYYNKEIHKACFALPNFVRSKL, from the coding sequence ATGGAACCAGAGATTTGGTTTACAGAAAAACACACAGATTTTACAGGGATTACTTTTAAAGTAAATACCGTTTTATATACTGGAAAGAGTAGGTTTCAGCGGATAGATGTTTTAGATACGCCAGAGTATGGGCGTGTACTTTTACTGGACGGTTTGATAATGTTTACAGAAAGAGACGAGTTTGTCTATCATGAAATGATTGCTCATGTGCCACTATTCTCTCATCCTCATCCGGAAGATGTTTTACTCATAGGAGGAGGTGATGGAGGAGTAATTAGAGAACTCGTTAAACATGCCTGCCTTAAACGGATAGATCAAGTAGAATTGGATAAAGAGGTTATTCGTATAGCAAAAGAGTTTTTCCCTGCGCTGTCCAGTGGTTATAAAGATAACAGAGTGAATGTAAAAATAGGCGATGGAAGTGAATTTGTAAAAAAAACAAATCAAAGATATGATGTTGTGATTGTGGATTCTACAGATCCTGTAGGTCCTGCAGAATGTTTGTTTGAAGAAGATTTTTATGGAGGTATTTACAATATATTAAAAGAGGATGGATTTGTTTCTACCCAATCTGAATCGCCATTTTTTGATATGAACTGGACCTCTACTGCTGTAGAAAACCTGAAAAAGGTATTTCCTATTGTAAAAACCTATCTATGCTTTGTTCCCACTTATCCCAGTGGTATGTGGAGTTTTACCATTGCTTCTAAAATATATGACCCTGAAGATAACAGAAATGAAAGATTCAAACAAATGGGACTTGATTTAAAGTATTACAATAAAGAAATTCATAAAGCCTGTTTTGCTCTTCCTAATTTTGTTCGTTCTAAGCTTTAA